A genomic window from Priestia filamentosa includes:
- a CDS encoding type Z 30S ribosomal protein S14, with protein sequence MAKKSMIAKQKRQPKFEVQAYTRCERCGRPHSVIRKFKLCRICFRELAYKGQIPGVKKASW encoded by the coding sequence GTGGCTAAAAAATCAATGATTGCGAAACAAAAGCGTCAGCCGAAGTTTGAAGTTCAAGCGTACACTCGTTGTGAGCGCTGCGGACGTCCACACTCTGTAATCCGCAAATTTAAGCTTTGCCGTATTTGTTTCCGTGAACTTGCTTATAAAGGTCAAATTCCTGGTGTTAAAAAAGCTAGCTGGTAA
- the rpsH gene encoding 30S ribosomal protein S8: MVMTDPIADLLTRIRNANMVRHEKLEVPASNLKKQVAEILKREGFVRDVEYIEDNKQGIIRIFLKYGSNNERVITGLKRISKPGLRVYAKADEVPRVLNGLGIAIVSTSQGVLSDKEARQKQTGGEVLAYVW; this comes from the coding sequence ATGGTTATGACTGATCCAATTGCAGATCTTCTAACTCGTATTCGTAACGCGAACATGGTTCGTCATGAAAAACTTGAAGTACCTGCTTCTAACTTAAAGAAGCAAGTTGCAGAAATCCTTAAACGTGAAGGTTTCGTTCGCGATGTAGAATATATCGAGGACAACAAACAAGGTATCATCCGTATCTTCTTAAAATACGGTTCAAACAACGAGCGTGTAATCACAGGTCTTAAACGTATTAGTAAACCTGGTCTTCGCGTTTATGCAAAAGCTGACGAAGTACCACGTGTACTAAACGGTCTAGGTATTGCAATCGTTTCTACTTCACAAGGTGTATTAAGCGACAAAGAAGCTCGCCAAAAACAAACTGGTGGAGAAGTATTAGCATACGTTTGGTAA
- the rplF gene encoding 50S ribosomal protein L6 — protein MSRVGKKVLEIPSGVTVTNNNNTVTVKGPKGELTHTFNPDITINVEDNILTVSRPSDHKEHRALHGTTRSLLGNMVEGVTNGYQKGLELVGVGYRAQKSGNKLILNVGYSHPVEIEPEQGLEVEVPSQTKVIVKGISKERVGALAANIRAVRSPEPYKGKGIRYEGEYVRRKEGKTAK, from the coding sequence ATGTCACGTGTCGGTAAAAAAGTCTTAGAAATTCCGTCTGGTGTTACAGTAACAAACAACAACAATACTGTAACTGTAAAAGGTCCTAAAGGTGAATTAACTCATACATTCAACCCGGACATCACTATCAACGTGGAAGACAACATCCTTACTGTAAGTCGTCCAAGTGACCACAAAGAACACCGTGCCCTTCATGGTACAACTCGTAGCCTTTTAGGTAACATGGTTGAGGGTGTTACTAACGGCTATCAAAAAGGTCTGGAACTAGTTGGGGTAGGTTACCGTGCTCAAAAGTCTGGTAACAAACTTATCCTTAACGTTGGTTACTCTCATCCAGTTGAAATCGAGCCTGAGCAAGGACTTGAAGTTGAGGTTCCGTCTCAAACTAAAGTTATTGTTAAAGGTATTAGCAAAGAACGCGTTGGTGCTTTAGCAGCTAACATTCGTGCGGTTCGTTCACCTGAGCCTTACAAAGGTAAAGGAATTCGCTACGAAGGCGAATATGTACGTCGTAAAGAAGGTAAAACTGCTAAGTAA